From the Hoplias malabaricus isolate fHopMal1 chromosome 13, fHopMal1.hap1, whole genome shotgun sequence genome, the window GGAGCTGATTCTGTTTGAGTTTCAGATCGAGAGAGATGTGGTGGAGCCTCTCTATGTCCTGGCTGAGGTAAACTTCCCTCATTTTCCCAGCACTATTTAAAACCACATTAATCCACACCCTGGCCAGCTTTGGGTGTGTTATAACTCTTAATCTTGACATACAGatcatgttataaatatatCCTCTATTGAATCATTGGCTGCTTTACATCTTGTGAGATAATAATTACTTCTCTATGATTCATAGTTTTACATGTTTTACTGTCATTTTAGGTGGACATTCCCAACATACAAAAACAGAGGAAACATCTAGCAAAGCTGGTACTGGACATGGATTCAGCACGGACAAGGTGCTGCCTGCCACTCTGAAGGTTCAGCTAGCTTTTTCTTTCACTGGGTCTTTTCCTTAATTTGACCATTCTCTCCCTTCCTGTAGGTGGCAGCAGTCGTCCAAGTCCTCCAGTCACCCCAGCAACCTGCAGCCAAGTGGGGCCAAAGCAGACTCCCTCAGAGAGGAGATGGAAGAAACAGCCAATCGGATGGAAATCTGCAGGGTATGTCTCTCcattgcgctctctctctctctctctctttctttctgtctttctctctctctctctctctctctttctctctgtctctctctgtctctctctttctctctatctctctctctctatctctcactctatACACATCATTTcttaattgtctgtaaatgaTATTTTTCATTGCAAATGCTACCATTTCTCTCTTTGTATAAAACTACAAACCACCTTCAAAACATTGATCTAACAATAAAAGCATCAAAGTTTACAGCTGATGTACTTTATTCAGTGTCTGTTCAGTTGTGACTGATGTCCTGCAATTGATTTAATGTTTACAACCTAAATGTTTCGCTTACCTAGGACCAGTTATCAGCAGACATGTACAACTTTGTGGCCAAAGAAATAGACTATGCAAACTACTTTCAGACGGTAAGTTTTAGTGTCATAAATCTGACTGCCCAATAATTTGCTTTGATTGATTTCAAATCTTTGACTTCAGAGAACAAAATACGTATTGTCGCTGTTTATTTAATAACATGTAAATCTTTGTTGATTCTTAGTTTACAAAATAATTTGAACAgagcacctgtccttcacatcgtgtgaaaatttcatgatgaatcgaCCAACAGaattgctccaaaattacttggaataaaatatttttacattcacttccatttaaagttaagaagttatttttccttctcctgtaaagttactattttgggaaatacgggtttttaattggacagccacgatatatatatattattatggaTCTATGACAGATTAATTGGTCTCATGCTCTGAGTGGCTCTTCCTGTTTATCAATTAGCAGGATGCTAACCAATACAAGTGTCTGTTAGCTGATGTATCAAAGTTGGCACTTAGTGTTCTTCGGTCAAATTACATTtcttattaaaaacatttgctAACTTTAACCCGCCCGACTTGGCAATATCATGTATTGAGTGAAACCTAGTGAACAGTGGTGTTAGCCATGACTAAAACAGTTATAATATTACTAACTATAATTGATTCTAACATTGCAAAGTGGAAGCAGTTCAAACACAACCCTTCAGATGCATATTAAGATCTACGTACAGAATGACTGCCCCGTAAGAACTGTAAGTAAAAATTATACTTTTTGTATCTTTATGTAGCTTATAGAGGTTCAGGCGGAGTATCACAGAAAGTCTCTGGAGATTCTGCAAAATGTGTTGCCTCAGATCAAAGCACAGCAGGGTGAGTCTCTCCATCTGGCTTTTAATGCCAGTTTGATTAAGATGCTGACTTCCATATTCTATACAGAGCACTGGGTGTTTATATCTATTTTGCTACTTTGATGGTATAAGCTGTTTAAGGGAtgtaggtgtttgtgtgttttagaggCCTGGATAGAGAAGCCATCATATGGCAAACCTTTAGAGGAGCACCTGGCCCTTAGCGGCAGAGAGATAGCCTTCCCTATCGAGGCATGTGTCACTATGCTTCTGGAGTGTGGCATGCAAGAGGAGGTGAGGATTATTTGCCGAAGACCATGAGTTACCCCTCCGATAAATGCAAACACAATTACACAATTACATATTTGCAAtcaatttacattttacaattcATAATAAACTCAGTTTAAAAATCTTGTCAAAGAATGACAAAAATGTGAAAAGGATTTTTTAGCACTTTGGCAAACTAACTACAAAAATCATTCAATCATTTTTGAACAGTCAGTAATcatttatctagttcagggtgaCGGTGGGTcggaagcctacctggaatcactgggcgcaaggcaggagcacaccaggaagggtgacacacattcactcacagactcacacctacagacatttttgagtcgctaatctacttaccaatgtgtgtttttggactatgggaggaaagcagatcacccagaggaaacccacgtagacacagagagaacacaccacactcctcacagacagtcacccggaggaaacccacacagacacagggagaacacaccacactcctcacagacagtcacccggaggaaacccacgcagacacagagagaacacaccacactccttacagacagtcacccggaggaaacccacacagacacagggagaacacaccacactcctcacagacagtcacccggaggaaacccacacagacacagggagaacacaccacactgctcacagaaaGTCTCCCTATTTTGGTGGCGCAACATATATTGTCATCTTCACACTGCTTATTGTCATCTTCACCCTGGGGATATATGAAGGTATTATCAGAGCAAAAAAACTGTGAGAGTGGAATTTGTAATTGTCACAAGTGTATCAGTAAATGTGAAGTACCAGAGAAAAAACATTTAGCTCATAAAACCCTTTTGACCAATCAGTGGAGATCATTTGGGTGCCAGGCCTTTGGCACCAGAgcgagtaaaaaaaaatttcccATTCAGGCCTGTGTTTGGATCTCTGAACAGCGCCCACCCCTTTCACATAGAGCGTATTGGGCGGACTGGCTCTGACAGTGAGTGCACAATTTGTGTGCTTATAATTAGATTAGTGCCCATACAATGAAGATTTTGTGAAGCTGAAATATTGTGCTGTTTGTGGGAGAGGAAAATTCTCCTAAAGCATTTTTCTCTGGGTCTTCTAATTTATTGTCAAAGTGTGACTGTTTCTGCAACTTCAAATTCCAATGTGCTCAGTTTTTCTCCAATAATGACTATACAGAGTGTGGTTTGAAACTCTGCCTTGGGTGACAGTTTGAGAAGTGTttagttctccctgtgtctctgtgggtttcctcggtgTTCCCACTGTCcataaacacatgctggtatGTGGACTGCCTATGCAAAAATTGTCCATATGtatgagggaatgtgtgagcGTTTGATGCACTTCGATGGACTGActccctgtccagggtgtgttctttcctTGTACCCAATAAATTTGGATATGCTCCATGTATCTTGACACTAGAActagatgaagtggttacagaaaaagaatgatttactgaaatttgaaattaaaagaaTACATGATCTCTGCTGAAGTGATGCAGGGATTCtcaatttaaatagaattttgaaATAATAATTTTGCTTGTTATAATTGACTTACATTCaagcagctgtttttaaactgtggacagattagatagatagatagatagatagatctttattgtcacatacaaagttatacaagtacaacattgcagcgaaattagcttccgtctgtacactcacataaacaggggTTAGGGGAGTGCAACAGACGCGACCGCAGCAGGTTACCCGCGCCATCGTATGACAGATGAATACTATTCGGTAATACCTCATCAACAGTGTACATTGGATGGGTTCCTAATTATATTGCTCTTCATAATTATAAACTGATTTACTTGATTCCCCTATTTACGTGTTTCTGAATCCCTGATTCACTGAATCAAATGTGTTAAGTTAGGAGTTTGTAAATAATTAACAAATTGGCAAATCAGTAAAGCATAGAATTTCCTACATAATTAAAGCAAAGTCATATTAAGCTGGTTTAGTTTtactttagtaatgtttatatTAGAATTACATACAGAATTACCTTCTGTGTCATAGGTGTGAACTAGCATCTCTAATTTGCTAAATCTAAAACTTGGTATAGTTTGAATAAACCTAATGATAATGTAATAAAGTACAGGGCAATAAACACAGCCGTGcctatgttgtttttttatatttatttaatgcttttaatattttcagtgtGGGATATTCACAAAAAACTATTATAGCTAAAACAATTCTAAAAAAAGAATAGAAATTTTCTCTGGGATTAATGTAGGATTCATTTATACCTGTAAATATGTTGTACAGGTTAAAGGCAAACTGACAGTCAGTTAACCAACAACCACTAAAGCACAATATGTTTGAAATAAATCCCTATTTGTGTCCCTACTTTTGGcttgttataaataaatgtttgcagCCTTGTGCCTGCTGAAGTAGAGGTTTATTAGTTCCCTGGATCCCAGTAAGCCACTGAGTCACTTTGCCCACACCCTTTCCTCTGAGCAAGACTTTGAGGCAAAGAATTCACACTGGGATGAGTTCATGGTGGAATTAACAGTGAAAACAACACCAGCTTTCACAGCCCCAAAATTTATCTGACGCTTCCATTTTCAGTTGCTTACAGCTTGCTGAGAGCTGTTTGCGTGTGAGCCATTGTTGCTATGACAGCAGATGAAGTGAGTTTTTCTCACTCGGGGTTAACTCTACCCTCAGGGTTTGTTCCGAGTGGCCCCGTCAGCCTCCAAGCTGAAGAAGCTGAAGGCATCGTTAGACTGTGGGGTGGTGGACGTGCAGGAGTACTCTGCAGATCCACACGCTATTGCAGGTGAGTTGATAACCCCCGTGACCCCAAACTTTCCCTGTGACCGGTACCATAACACAGTCTTGTTTAAGCAGATGATTTGCTGTTTAATGATTTGCTGTTTGCACTAGCATCATGAAACTGAGTTTGACCCACAATGCATTTCCATTTAACTCAGCCCTAGGTTCCCTTTGCTCTAATCCCATCATGCTTTGCCCTTTGGTATGACTCACCACTGGCCAGTGAAGCAAAAAGAAGCCAGCAGCACTCGCAAATATCGTTGGCATCTTGCATGGCTCAGAGGCACacatcactttctctctttctcttcctctctgcatTTCTCTCTTGTTCTGTGATCCCTCTCTAACAGTAGTCAGAGCTAAACAAACCACACCTCCCTTCAGGCCCTATCAGACATGCTCCAGCCTGATAGTATCTGTTCTCTGTCCTCCATCCTTCTCCCTTTCCCACTCTCATTCCCTCTCCGTGTTGCAGGGGCTCTGAAGTCTTATCTCCGTGAACTCCCTGAACCTCTGATGACCTCTGAACTCTATGATGAATGGATTCAGGCTTCAAAGTAAGTAGATGTAGCTCACAGCAGTGATGGAAAGCACACCTTACACTGAGGTCTCCCCAGCTCCAGTTGGACCAGAGCATTGTAGAGTTTAGCATTTTCTTGAATGTAATTGACATATTTGAATGTACAAGAGTATAGAACTGGAACTCTGTTCTCTCATGTTTTCTATTATTATGTAAATGGTAAAAAAGCTTTCTTTAACATTGAttgggaatatatatatatggagaaATGTACCAAATGTTTGATGAGTGTGGCAAATGCATCACAAACGTATAAAACACCAACATTGTATTTCGGTTAGTTCAGTATCCCAGTGGCATCAAAATAATTAGCTTTTCCAGAATACAATCATCTGTATACAGTATACAAACAGTTATTAAGTTCTGTCCCTCTCTAGTGTTCAAGATATGGACAAGAGGCTCCAAGCCCTGCTTACTGCATGTGAGAAACTTCCAGCAGACAATTTGAACAATTTCAGGTCAGTACTGCTTCCTGTTTACCCCCTGCCATCATTAGTTGTGAACCTGCGGATCAGCCAGGAAGATGAAAGCTCATTACTAGAAAAATGTGTCAGATTGCGCATCTCTAATGGATAGTTGAGGAGTCTGCTTCGATCCTCGGTGCCAGTCAGGGGGAAATTTTCATCTGGTTTGATTAATTGTGTGGGCTGGGTTTTCAGAGAGGCTCATTAGCTCTGCCTATGCAGCTCTCATTTACAAACAAAACCTATTCACTCTTAACTTCAGTGCATGAGCGCTGTCCTCCCTTTCCTCAACTGCTTATACATCCTCCATTGAGGAGATACATTGagattttattgttttgattgcATGGTTTTTGTCTCAGAAGGTATTCCAACatgatgttatatatatatgtattcaaTGTCGTCCCAAAAACAGCCAATACATCAGTATGCAAGCTTTCTTAAGCCAGAAGCCACACGTTAAGATTTTGTAGTGCCTTGAATGGTCGTCCTTGGTGTTCTGGTGTCTGTCTGGAGATAAAGTGGAAGATGGAGGGGCAGCTGTTGAGTGGGGGACATTTTGGGCAATAAGGTGCTCAGAAGTAAAGAGTTTAGCAATTAAATACTGATTGAATATACTTAAGCTACAGCTCTATTTTCAGTTtagtatatgtttttttttggatgcTTGATAGTAACAATTGTAAATctggtaataaaataaaaacaattctaACTGGGCTcttggacagtgctgtaaatgttcttgtttgtttcttACTCTCCTTGATTTCACTGATAGACATAAATATTAAACCTTGACTTGTGCGTGTATTATCTGGCAGTGCTCTGGGATACAAGCTGTGTTTGGAAGTTAATTGTTGGTCTGAACATGCCTTGGCCGCTCTGCCCTACCTGCTGTAGCCCAGAGAGCTGAGTCCACTGAAATATTGATATGACTCAGGGACGGAAATAGCCAACGTGAGAGGAGTCTGCAAGATGGCCGTTCTGTGTAAATACAGTAGATTAAAACACTGCCTTTGTCATTTTTCATCCCGCTTGTGTGTTCCACAGATACTTAATTAAATTCCTAGCCAAGCTGACCGAGTACCAGGACTCCAACAAAATGACTCCTGGCAACATTGCAATAGTACTGGGACCCAATCTGTTATGGTCACATTCTGAGGCGTGAGTGTGTCCTGGTTTCTTTTATACTCATTATCAATATCTGTTTACAGCTTTTCTGCTCTCTTTTATTGCATTTGTGTGGGGGGTGAAAGTTATTAAATTCGAGGCAATAACTTTGTGCCTTTTCTGAGATAAATAAaaattggtgttttttttttgtattaaagaGAAATGTGTGGTTACATAATGAGACCCATTTAATACGGGTCATTGGTGTGCTTAGGAACATGACAGAAATGATGACCACGGTGTCCCTGCAAATAGTTGGAATCATAGAGCCAATCATCCAGCACGCTGACTGGTTTTTCCCAGGAGGTGAGAaaaacagtctctctctcctccctcacaTCCATACTACATACCCACACAAGTGTATCCCCCCCCTGAGATATCTGAACTGGTTTCCTCTGCTATTCTTAGACATCGAGTTCAACCTGACGGGCAGCTACGGTAGCCCCATGCACACCAACCACAACTCCAACTACAGCTCCATGCCCTCTCCAGAcatggaccaatcagatcgcaagCAGCCGCATGACCAGAGCCGACGCCCCCTCAGTGTCGCCACAGACAACATGATGTTGGAGTTTTACAAAAAGGACGGGTAcggttttatatatttatttatttgcttttttttatttatttatttatttatttttttttttccccttcacaAGCTGTTCCTCTGCTTCTCTCCTTCTGTGTGACTCCCACACACTCTCCCTTCCTTCTTCAACCTTAAAGGGCCCATGTTCCCATTCTTTTTCCCTGGGGTCAGTGCAtagcatttgtgtgtttgtaggtaCCAGTTCATTACTACATGACCTTTCCCTTAGATCTTGTAATCCCTTAGAATTAAAGATTGCTACCTttgaatttaatataaattgAGTAACATTTTAGGTTTATTGCTTATACGtgtaggagcactttgtaggtaTTAGGTCTATAGATATTACTGC encodes:
- the arhgap44a gene encoding rho GTPase-activating protein 44 isoform X4, with protein sequence MKKQFNRMRQLANQTVGRAEKTEVLSEDLLQVEKRLDLVKQVSHSTHKKLTACLQGQQGADVDKRSVKSPSKKLPLTTLAQCMLEGAAVLGDDSLLGKMLKLCGETEEKLAQELILFEFQIERDVVEPLYVLAEVDIPNIQKQRKHLAKLVLDMDSARTRWQQSSKSSSHPSNLQPSGAKADSLREEMEETANRMEICRDQLSADMYNFVAKEIDYANYFQTLIEVQAEYHRKSLEILQNVLPQIKAQQEAWIEKPSYGKPLEEHLALSGREIAFPIEACVTMLLECGMQEEGLFRVAPSASKLKKLKASLDCGVVDVQEYSADPHAIAGALKSYLRELPEPLMTSELYDEWIQASNVQDMDKRLQALLTACEKLPADNLNNFRYLIKFLAKLTEYQDSNKMTPGNIAIVLGPNLLWSHSEANMTEMMTTVSLQIVGIIEPIIQHADWFFPGDIEFNLTGSYGSPMHTNHNSNYSSMPSPDMDQSDRKQPHDQSRRPLSVATDNMMLEFYKKDGIRKIQSMGVRVMDTSWVKGKGASTLARKASSTPPSAQPPGSPADILVSEQCGELATSPIPTPPPTDRVGTLKSKELSPVIGHKAVQVAGPTVPSAGGQQSNSQSPHSAEHSPHTLRKASKKLAPVPPKVPYGQSGGMSDQSTDLFSLEIPSINVNLDSLLDEFRVGAPCRSSMAVADHSPEGEPLTEEESQSTTL
- the arhgap44a gene encoding rho GTPase-activating protein 44 isoform X3, with protein sequence MKKQFNRMRQLANQTVGRAEKTEVLSEDLLQVEKRLDLVKQVSHSTHKKLTACLQGQQGADVDKRSVKSPSKKLPLTTLAQCMLEGAAVLGDDSLLGKMLKLCGETEEKLAQELILFEFQIERDVVEPLYVLAEVDIPNIQKQRKHLAKLVLDMDSARTRWQQSSKSSSHPSNLQPSGAKADSLREEMEETANRMEICRDQLSADMYNFVAKEIDYANYFQTLIEVQAEYHRKSLEILQNVLPQIKAQQEAWIEKPSYGKPLEEHLALSGREIAFPIEACVTMLLECGMQEEGLFRVAPSASKLKKLKASLDCGVVDVQEYSADPHAIAGALKSYLRELPEPLMTSELYDEWIQASNVQDMDKRLQALLTACEKLPADNLNNFRYLIKFLAKLTEYQDSNKMTPGNIAIVLGPNLLWSHSEANMTEMMTTVSLQIVGIIEPIIQHADWFFPGDIEFNLTGSYGSPMHTNHNSNYSSMPSPDMDQSDRKQPHDQSRRPLSVATDNMMLEFYKKDGIRKIQSMGVRVMDTSWVKGKGASTLARKASSTPPSAQPPGSPADILVSEQCGELATSPIPTPPPTDRVGTLKSKELSPVIGHKAVQVAGPTVPSAGGQQSNSQSPHSAEHSPHTLRKASKKLAPVPPKVPYGQSGGMSDQSTADLFSLEIPSINVNLDSLLDEFRVGAPCRSSMAVADHSPEGEPLTEEESQSTTL
- the arhgap44a gene encoding rho GTPase-activating protein 44 isoform X5 translates to MKKQFNRMRQLANQTVGRAEKTEVLSEDLLQVEKRLDLVKQVSHSTHKKLTACLQGQQGADVDKRSVKSPSKKLPLTTLAQCMLEGAAVLGDDSLLGKMLKLCGETEEKLAQELILFEFQIERDVVEPLYVLAEVDIPNIQKQRKHLAKLVLDMDSARTRWQQSSKSSSHPSNLQPSGAKADSLREEMEETANRMEICRDQLSADMYNFVAKEIDYANYFQTLIEVQAEYHRKSLEILQNVLPQIKAQQEAWIEKPSYGKPLEEHLALSGREIAFPIEACVTMLLECGMQEEGLFRVAPSASKLKKLKASLDCGVVDVQEYSADPHAIAGALKSYLRELPEPLMTSELYDEWIQASNVQDMDKRLQALLTACEKLPADNLNNFRYLIKFLAKLTEYQDSNKMTPGNIAIVLGPNLLWSHSEANMTEMMTTVSLQIVGIIEPIIQHADWFFPGDIEFNLTGSYGSPMHTNHNSNYSSMPSPDMDQSDRKQPHDQSRRPLSVATDNMMLEFYKKDGIRKIQSMGVRVMDTSWVKGKGASTLARKASSTPPSAQPPGSPADILVSEQCGELATSPIPTPPPTDRVGTLKSKELSPVIGHKAVQVAGPTVPSAGGQQSNSQSPHSAEHSPHTLRKASKKLAPVPPKVPYGQSGGMSDQSTAV